The proteins below come from a single Necator americanus strain Aroian chromosome V, whole genome shotgun sequence genomic window:
- a CDS encoding hypothetical protein (NECATOR_CHRV.G18039.T1), giving the protein MGTSTAPASLSISSTEGASTSSGEQSSTSTPLPSTSSHTEPISTTTSQGMGTSTAPASLSISSTEGASTSSGQQSSTSTPLPSTSSHTEPIFTTTSEGMGTSTAPASLSTSSTEGASTSSGQQSSTSTPLPSTSSHTEPIFTTTSEGMGTSTAPASLSTSSTEGASTSSGQQSSTSAHTEPIFTTTSEGMGTSTAPPQACPPRRLRAHPHPLGNSLLHQLLFPLLPLTLNPFSQPPLKEWEPLPTPQACPPRRLKVHPHPLGNSLLLPLTLNPFSQPPLKEWEPLPPPQACPPRRLRAHPHPLGNSLLHQLLFPLPLVTLSPFPQPPLKEWEPLPPPQACPPRRLRAHPHPLGNSLLHQLLFPLPPATLNPFPQPPLKEWEPLPPPQACPPRRLRAHPHPLGNSLLHQLLFPLPLVTLSPFSQPPLKEWEPLLPAPASLSTSSTEGASTSSGQQSSTSTSSSTSSH; this is encoded by the coding sequence atgggaacctctaccgcccccgcaagcttgtccatctcctcgactgagggcgcatccacatcctctggggaacagtcttctacatcaactcctcttcccTCTACCTCTAGTCACACTGAGCCCATTTCCACAACCACCTctcaaggaatgggaacctctaccgcccccgcaagcttgtccatctcctcgactgagggcgcatccacatcctctgggcaacagtcttctacatcaactcctcttcccTCTACCTCTAGTCACACTGagcccattttcacaaccacctctgaaggaatgggaacctctaccgcccccgcaagcttgtccacctcctcgactgagggcgcatccacatcctctgggcaacagtcttctacatcaactcctcttcccTCTACCTCTAgtcacactgaacccattttcacaaccacctctgaaggaatgggaacctctaccgcccccgcaagcttgtccacctcctcgactgagggcgcatccacatcctctgggcaacagtcttctacttccgctcacactgaacccattttcacaaccacctctgaaggaatgggaacctctaccgcccccccgcaagcttgtccacctcgtcgactgagggcgcatccacatcctctgggcaacagtcttctacatcaactcctctttcctctacttccactcacactgaacccattttcacaaccacctctgaaggaatgggaacctctaccgaccccgcaagcttgtccacctcgtcGACTGAAGgtgcatccacatcctctgggcaacagtcttctacttccactcacactgaacccattttcacaaccacctctgaaggaatgggaacctctaccgcccccgcaagcttgtccacctcgtcGACTGCGGGcccatccacatcctctggggaacagtcttctacatcaactcctcttcccTCTACCTCTAGTCACACTGAGCCCATTTCCACAACCACCTctcaaggaatgggaacctctaccgcccccgcaagcttgtccacctcgtcGACTGCGGGcccatccacatcctctggggaacagtcttctacatcaactcctcttcccTCTACCTCCAGccacactgaacccatttccacaaccacctctcaaggaatgggaacctctaccgcccccgcaagcttgtccacctcgtcGACTGCGGGcccatccacatcctctgggcaacagtcttctacatcaactcctcttcccTCTACCTCTAGTCACACTGagcccattttcacaaccacctctgaaggaatgggaacctctcctgcccgcccccgcaagcttgtccacctcctcgactgagggcgcatccacatcctctgggcaacagtcttctacatcaacttCTTCCTCTACTTCatcacactga
- a CDS encoding hypothetical protein (NECATOR_CHRV.G18041.T1), with the protein MEVKKYRNMVGMIPLVCRLPADELPGFHRSAVQNSRVLGPASQRTQHLLLPQACPPCRLRAHPHPLRNTLLHQLLFPLLPLTLNPFSQPPLKKWEPLPPPQACPPRRLRAHPHPLGNSLLLPLTLNPFSQPPLKEWEPLPPPQACPPPRLRAHPHPLGNSLLLPLTLNPFSQPPLKEWEPLPPPQACPPRRLRAHPQLLGNTLLHQLLFPLLPLTLNPFPQPPLKEWEPLPCIPPPQVCPPHRLRAHPHPLGNSLLHQLLFPLLPLTLNPFSQPPLKEWEPLPPPQACPRRLKVHPHPLGNSLLLPLTLNPFSQPPLKEWEPLPPPQACPPPRLRAHPHPLGNSLLLPLTLNPFSQPPLKEWEPLRPRKLVHLSTEGASTPSGQQSSTSAHTEPIFTTTSEGMGTSTAPASLSTSSTEGASTSFAEHSTTSTPLPSTSSHTEPIFTTTTEGMGTSTASASLSTSSTEGASTSSGQQSLYINSSSLYFQLTLNPFPQPPLKEWEPLPPRFSSSTEGASTSSGQQSSTSAHTEPIFTTTSEGMGTSTAPASLSTSSTEGASTSFAEHSTTSTLFSTSAHTEPIFTTTSQGMGTSTAPASLSTSSTAGPSTSSGEQSSTSTPLPSTSSHTEPIFTTTSQGMGTSTAPASLSTSSTEGASTSSGQQSSTSAHTEPIFTTTSEGMGTSTAPASLSTSSTEGASTSSGQQSSTSSLLPLTLNPFSQPPLKEWEPLPPPQACPPPRLRAHPHPLGNSLLLPLTLNPFSQPPLKEWEPLPPPQACPPPRLRAHPHPLGNSLLHQLLFPLPLATLNPFSQPPLKEWELYRPRKLVHLSTEGASTSFIFYHLPLLPLTLNPFSQPPLKEWEPLPPRKLEWEPLPPPQACPPRRLRAHPQLLGNSLLHQLLFPLPLVTLSPFPQPPLKEWEPLPCIPPPQACPPRRLRAHPHPLGDSLLHQLLLPLPLVTLSPFSQPPLKEWEPLPPPQACPPPRLRAHPHPLGNSLLLPLTLNPFSQPPLKEWEPLPPPQACPPPRLRAHPHPLGNSLLLPLTLNPFSQPPLKEWEPLPPPQACPPRRLREPLPCIPPPQACPPRRLRAHPHPLGDSLLHQLLFPLPLVTLSPFPQPPLKEWEPLPPPQACPPPRLSTEGASTSSGQQSSTSAHTEPIFTTTSEGMGTSAAPASLSTSSTEGASTSSGQQSSTSAHTEPIFTTTSEGMGTSTAPASLSTSSTEGAPTSFAEHSTTSTPLPSTSSHTEPISTTTSQGIGASTMHTAPASLPTSSTEGASTSSAEQSSTSTPLSSTSTHTEPISTTTSQGMGTSTASASLSSSSTEGASTASAMPNSTTTSVTSSTAQPTITRATSSGTSTLATLTSVTFSTAESTSTGVSSSSPRSATTGRKSTGLTSTMSLGPSTSSGVSSFSRTTRPSTWTSFTQDSTSIATVNFSTPSTEGASTSSEQQSSTSTPLSSTSTHTEPIFTTTSQRMGASTMHTAPASLSTSSTEGASTSSGQQSSTSTPLPSTSSHTEPISTTTSQGMGTSTAPASLSTSSTEGASTSSGQQSSTSTPLSSTSTHTEPIFTTTSQRMGASTAPASLSTSRLRAHPHPLGFNSSFPHTEPIFQPPLKEWEPLPPPQACPPRRLRAHPHPLGNSLLHQLLFPLPLVTLSPFPQPPLKEWEPLPPPQACPSPRLRAHPHPLGNSLLHQLLFPLPLVTLSPFPQPPLKEWEPLPPPASLSISSTEGASTSSGEQSSTSTPLPSTSSHTEPISTTTSQGMGTSTAPRKLVHLLD; encoded by the exons ATGGAAGTAAAGAAGTATCGTAACATGGTTGGGATGATTCCTCTTGTCTGTCGCTTGCCAGCAGACGAACTCCCT GGGTTTCATCGTTCAGCCGTACAAAACTCCCGAGTACTTGGACCAGCTTCACAAAGGACTCAACATCTACTGCtaccgcaagcttgtccaccttgtcggctgagggcgcatccacatccttTGCGGAACACTCTactacatcaactcctctttcctctacttccactcacactgaacccattttcacaaccacctctgaagaaatgggaacctctaccgcccccacaagcttgtccacctcgtcgactgagggcgcatccacatcctctggggaacagtcttctacttccgctcacactgaacccattttcacaaccacctctgaaggaatgggaacctctgccgcccccgcaagcttgtccacctcctcgactgagggcgcatccacatcctctgggcaacagtcttctacttccgctcacactgaacccattttcacaaccacctctgaaggaatgggaacctctaccgcccccgcaagcttgtccacctcgtcGACTGCGGGCCCATCCACAGCTTCTGGGGAACACTCTactacatcaactcctcttcccTCTACTTCCactcacactgaacccatttccacaaccacctctcaaggaatgggaacctctaccaTGCAtaccgcccccgcaagttTGCCCACCTCatcgactgagggcgcatccacatcctctggggaacagtcttctacatcaactcctctttcctctacttccactcacactgaacccattttcacaaccacctctgaaggaatgggaacctctaccgcctCCGCAAGCTTGTCCTCGTCGACTGAAGgtgcatccacatcctctgggcaacagtcttctacttccgctcacactgaacccattttcacaaccacctctgaaggaatgggaacctctgccgcccccgcaagcttgtccacctcctcgactgagggcgcatccacaccctctgggcaacagtcttctacttccgctcacactgaacccattttcacaaccacctctgaaggaatgggaacctctccgcccccgcaagcttgtccacctctcgactgagggcgcatccacaccctctgggcaacagtcttctacttccgctcacactgaacccattttcacaaccacctctgaaggaatgggaacctctaccgcccccgcaagcttgtccacctcgtcGACTGAGGGTGCATCCACATCCTTTGCGGAACACTCTactacatcaactcctcttcccTCTACCTCCAGccacactgaacccattttcacaaccaccactgaaggaatgggaacctctaccgcctccgcaagcttgtccacctcgtcGACTGAGGgtgcatccacatcctctgggcaacagtctctctacatcaactcctcttcccTCTACTTCCAgctcacactgaacccatttccacaaccacctctcaaggaatgggaacctctaccgccccGCTTTTCCtcctcgactgagggcgcatccacatcctctgggcaacagtcttctacttccgctcacactgaacccattttcacaaccacctctgaaggaatgggaacctctaccgcccccgcaagcttgtccacctcgtcGACTGAGGGTGCATCCACATCCTTTGCGGAACACTCTACTACATCAACTCTCTTCTCTACTTCCgctcacactgaacccattttcacaaccacctctcaaggaatgggaacctctaccgcccccgcaagcttgtccacctcgtcGACTGCGGGcccatccacatcctctggggaacagtcttctacatcaactcctcttcccTCTACTTCCAgtcacactgaacccattttcacaaccacctctcaaggaatgggaacctctaccgcccccgcaagcttgtccacctcctcgactgagggcgcatccacatcctctgggcaacagtcttctacttccgctcacactgaacccattttcacaaccacctctgaaggaatgggaacctctaccgcccccgcaagcttgtccacctcgtcgactgagggcgcatccacatcttctgggcaacagtcttcAACCTCTTCTCTACTTCCgctcacactgaacccattttcacaaccacctctgaaggaatgggaacctctgccgcccccgcaagcttgtccacctcctcgactgagggcgcatccacatcctctgggcaacagtcttctacttccgctcacactgaacccattttcacaaccacctctgaaggaatgggaacctctaccgcccccgcaagcttgtccacctcctcgactgagggcgcatccacatcctctgggcaacagtcttctacatcaactcctcttcccTCTACCTCTAGccacactgaacccattttcacaaccacctctcaaggaatgggagctctaccgcccccgcaagcttgtccacctctcgactgagggcgcatccacatccttTATCTTCTACCATCTTCCTCTACTTCCgctcacactgaacccattttcacaaccacctctgaaggaatgggaacctctaccgccccgcaagctt gaatgggaacctctaccgcccccgcaagcttgtccacctcgtcGACTGCGGGCCCATCCACAGCTTCTGGGgaacagtcttctacatcaactcctcttcccTCTACCTCTAGTCACACTGAGCCCATTTCCACAACCACCTCTCAAGGAATGGGAGCCTCTACCATGCataccgcccccgcaagcttgtccacctcgtcgactgagggcgcatccacatcctctgggggacagtcttctacatcaactcctcttaCCTCTACCTCTAGTCACACTGagcccattttcacaaccacctctcaaggaatgggaacctctaccgcccccgcaagcttgtccacctcctcgactgagggcgcatccacatcctctgggcaacagtcttctacttcccctcacactgaacccattttcacaaccacctctgaaggaatgggaacctctgccgcccccgcaagcttgtccacctcctcgactgagggcgcatccacatcctctgggcaacagtcttctacttccgctcacactgaacccattttcacaaccacctctgaaggaatgggaacctctaccgcccccgcaagcttgtccacctcgtcGACTGAGG GAGCCTCTACCATGCataccgcccccgcaagcttgtccacctcgtcgactgagggcgcatccacatcctctgggggacagtcttctacatcaactcctcttcccTCTACCTCTAGTCACACTGAGCCCATTTCCACAACCACCTctcaaggaatgggaacctctaccgcccccgcaagcttgtccacctcctcgactgtcgactgagggcgcatccacatcctctgggcaacagtcttctacttccgctcacactgaacccattttcacaaccacctctgaaggaatgggaacctctgccgcccccgcaagcttgtccacctcctcgactgagggcgcatccacatcctctgggcaacagtcttctacttccgctcacactgaacccattttcacaaccacctctgaaggaatgggaacctctaccgcccccgcaagcttgtccacctcgtcGACTGAGGGTGCACCCACATCCTTTGCGGAACACTCTactacatcaactcctcttcccTCTACCTCCAGccacactgaacccatttcCACAACCACCTCTCAAGGAATAGGAGCCTCTACCATGCAtaccgcccccgcaagttTGCCCACCTCatcgactgagggcgcatccacatcctctgcggaacagtcttctacatcaactcctctttcctctacttccactcacactgaacccatttccacaaccacctctcaaggaatgggaacctctaccgcctCCGCAAGCTTGTCCTCCTCGTCGACTGAAGGTGCATCCACAGCCTCAGCAATGCCGAATTCCACAACAACCTCAGTCACTTCCTCCACTGCACAGCCTACAATCACAAGAGCTACGTCAAGTGGGACTTCGACATTAGCAACACTAACCTCAGTCACTTTTTCTACTGCAGAGTCTACAAGCACAGGCGTTTCCTCCTCGTCTCCAAGGAGTGCAACAACAGGAAGGAAAAGTACAGGTCTGACCTCGACTATGTCATTGGGCCCCTCTACATCCTCAG GAGTTTCATCGTTCAGCCGTACAACACGCCCGAGTACTTGGACCAGCTTCACGCAGGACTCAACCTCTATTGCTACCGTAAACTTTTCCACCCCatcgactgagggcgcatccacatcctctgagcaacagtcttctacatcaactcctctttcctctacttccactcacactgaacccattttcacaaccacctctcaaAGAATGGGAGCCTCTACCATGCataccgcccccgcaagcttgtccacctcgtcgactgagggcgcatccacatcctctgggcaacagtcttctacatcaactcctcttcccTCTACCTCCAgtcacactgaacccatttccacaaccacctctcaaggaatgggaacctctaccgcccccgcaagcttgtccacctcctcgactgagggcgcatccacatcctctgggcaacagtcttctacatcaactcctctttcctctacttccactcacactgaacccattttcacaaccacctctcaaAGAATGGGAGcctctaccgcccccgcaagcttgtccacctctcgactgagggcgcatccacatcctctgggaTTCAACTCCTCTTTCCctcacactgaacccattttccaaccacctctcaaggaatgggaacctctaccacccccgcaagcttgtccacctcgtcgactgagggcgcatccacatcctctggggaacagtcttctacatcaactcctcttcccTCTACCTCTAGTCACACTGAGCCCATTTCCACAACCACCTctcaaggaatgggaacctctaccgcccccgcaagcttgtccatctcctcgactgagggcgcatccacatcctctggggaacagtcttctacatcaactcctcttcccTCTACCTCTAGTCACACTGAGCCCATTTCCACAACCACCTctcaaggaatgggaacctctaccgccccccgcaagcttgtccatctcctcgactgagggcgcatccacatcctctggggaacagtcttctacatcaactcctcttcccTCTACCTCTAGTCACACTGAGCCCATTTCCACAACCACCTctcaaggaatgggaacctctaccgccccccgcaagcttgtccatctcctcgactga
- a CDS encoding hypothetical protein (NECATOR_CHRV.G18040.T1) codes for MGTSTAPASLSTSSTEGASTSSGQQSSTSTPLSSTSTHTEPIFTTTSQRMGASTAPASLSTSRLRAHPHPLGFNSSFPHTEPIFQPPLKEWEPLPPPQACPPRRLRAHPHPLGNSLLHQLLFPLPLVTLSPFPQPPLKEWEPLPPPQACPSPRLRAHPHPLGNSLLHQLLFPLPLVTLSPFPQPPLKEWEPLPPPASLSISSTEGASTSSGEQSSTSTPLPSTSSHTEPISTTTSQGMGTSTAPRKLVHLLD; via the coding sequence atgggaacctctaccgcccccgcaagcttgtccacctcctcgactgagggcgcatccacatcctctgggcaacagtcttctacatcaactcctctttcctctacttccactcacactgaacccattttcacaaccacctctcaaAGAATGGGAGcctctaccgcccccgcaagcttgtccacctctcgactgagggcgcatccacatcctctgggaTTCAACTCCTCTTTCCctcacactgaacccattttccaaccacctctcaaggaatgggaacctctaccacccccgcaagcttgtccacctcgtcgactgagggcgcatccacatcctctggggaacagtcttctacatcaactcctcttcccTCTACCTCTAGTCACACTGAGCCCATTTCCACAACCACCTctcaaggaatgggaacctctaccgcccccgcaagcttgtccatctcctcgactgagggcgcatccacatcctctggggaacagtcttctacatcaactcctcttcccTCTACCTCTAGTCACACTGAGCCCATTTCCACAACCACCTctcaaggaatgggaacctctaccgccccccgcaagcttgtccatctcctcgactgagggcgcatccacatcctctggggaacagtcttctacatcaactcctcttcccTCTACCTCTAGTCACACTGAGCCCATTTCCACAACCACCTctcaaggaatgggaacctctaccgccccccgcaagcttgtccatctcctcgactga
- a CDS encoding hypothetical protein (NECATOR_CHRV.G18042.T1), translating to MWMRPQSTRWTSLRGRPVLFLPVVALLGDEEETPVLVDSAVEKVTEVSVANVEVPLDVALVIVGCAVEEVTEVVVEFGIAEAVDAPSVDEEDKLAEAVEVPIP from the exons atgtggatgcgccctcagtcgacgaggtggacaagcttgcgggggcg ACCTGTACTTTTCCTTCCTGTTGTTGCACTCCTTGGAGACGAGGAGGAAACGCCTGTGCTTGTAGACTCTGCAGTAGAAAAAGTGACTGAGGTTAGTGTTGCTAATGTCGAAGTCCCACTTGACGTAGCTCTTGTGATTGTAGGCTGTGCAGTGGAGGAAGTGACTGAGGTTGTTGTGGAATTCGGCATTGCTGAGGCTGTGGATGCACCTTCAGTCGACGAGGAGGACAAGCTTGCGGaggcggtagaggttcccattccttga